The Shewanella sp. NFH-SH190041 genome has a window encoding:
- a CDS encoding SIMPL domain-containing protein (The SIMPL domain is named for its presence in mouse protein SIMPL (signalling molecule that associates with mouse pelle-like kinase). Bacterial member BP26, from Brucella, was shown to assemble into a channel-like structure, while YggE from E. coli has been associated with resistance to oxidative stress.), with protein sequence MKCPIKLAYCLAALNVMTILPLAAQAADFARLDTIGSARVSAPADMAIIHMTVQVSAPDAISAKSLSDDAVAKLIARLQQNGITRADIQSANLDLQPQYRFPEGKAAELTGYRASRAVSVMLRKLSQLDEVLNAGLNSGLNQVDQIEFTSSQMDKLKTQARAAAIADAQNKASALAKGFGTKLGPVWHIRYLTRQPVAPVMYASKARNDAVAESYQPSHINVADEVEVTYRLKP encoded by the coding sequence ATGAAATGTCCGATAAAGTTAGCCTATTGTTTGGCTGCATTGAATGTGATGACAATATTACCTTTAGCCGCTCAAGCTGCTGATTTTGCACGGTTGGATACTATCGGGAGTGCACGGGTTTCCGCACCAGCAGATATGGCCATAATCCATATGACAGTTCAGGTTTCAGCGCCGGATGCGATCAGTGCCAAAAGTCTGTCTGATGATGCCGTTGCGAAATTGATTGCTCGCTTACAGCAAAATGGTATTACCCGGGCAGATATTCAGAGTGCGAATTTGGATTTGCAGCCACAATACCGTTTCCCTGAGGGCAAAGCGGCAGAGTTAACCGGTTATCGGGCTAGCCGGGCTGTCAGTGTGATGCTAAGAAAATTATCACAGCTGGATGAAGTGCTTAATGCTGGTTTAAACAGTGGTCTGAATCAAGTCGATCAGATTGAATTTACCAGTAGCCAGATGGACAAGTTAAAAACTCAAGCTAGAGCGGCAGCCATTGCTGATGCTCAAAATAAAGCCTCTGCGTTAGCTAAGGGATTTGGGACTAAGTTGGGACCGGTTTGGCATATTCGCTATCTGACCCGCCAGCCTGTTGCTCCGGTGATGTATGCCAGCAAGGCTCGTAATGATGCTGTTGCAGAAAGTTATCAGCCATCCCACATCAATGTGGCTGATGAAGTAGAAGTGACCTATCGCCTTAAACCTTAA
- a CDS encoding metalloregulator ArsR/SmtB family transcription factor, which translates to MTPLLLFKALADDTRLRLLLLLQQQGELCVCELMMALGQSQPKISRHLALLRRTGLLADRRQGQWVFYRIDESLPDWGTGILQQALHAAPEVVTSMATALMQMGNRPQRQRSCCELTCE; encoded by the coding sequence ATGACACCACTGTTGTTATTTAAGGCGCTGGCCGATGATACCCGCTTAAGGTTGTTGCTGTTATTGCAGCAGCAAGGGGAGTTGTGCGTTTGTGAGTTAATGATGGCGTTAGGGCAGAGCCAGCCGAAAATATCTCGCCATCTGGCCCTGCTGCGACGAACAGGGCTGCTGGCGGATCGTCGTCAGGGACAGTGGGTGTTTTATCGTATCGATGAGTCATTGCCTGATTGGGGCACAGGTATCTTGCAACAAGCGTTGCATGCTGCTCCTGAGGTAGTGACTTCGATGGCTACCGCCTTGATGCAGATGGGAAATCGGCCGCAGCGGCAACGGAGCTGCTGTGAGCTTACTTGCGAGTAG
- a CDS encoding SMR family transporter, giving the protein MDQAWMVAFMLLVLAAGLDIAANMALAKSCGFIHKGWGISALVLVMLAFTCLAQAVREIDLAVAYATWGALGILGTALGGVFLLKQPLKPVGWLGIVLVVIAVVVMKTA; this is encoded by the coding sequence ATGGATCAGGCATGGATGGTGGCGTTTATGTTGTTGGTGTTGGCTGCTGGCCTGGATATTGCCGCTAATATGGCATTGGCTAAATCCTGTGGTTTTATTCATAAAGGGTGGGGAATTTCCGCCCTAGTCTTGGTGATGTTGGCATTTACCTGTTTGGCTCAAGCCGTCAGAGAAATCGATTTAGCGGTGGCTTATGCAACTTGGGGCGCTTTGGGGATTTTGGGAACAGCACTGGGCGGCGTATTTTTATTAAAGCAGCCGTTAAAGCCGGTTGGCTGGCTAGGGATTGTGCTGGTGGTGATCGCTGTGGTAGTGATGAAAACGGCTTAA
- the arsJ gene encoding organoarsenical effux MFS transporter ArsJ: MSVIRRIVRLGQLPIPVRQYLLITANYWAFTLTDGALRMLVVLHFHTLGYSALQIALLFLFYEFFGVVTNLVGGWLGARIGLNRTMNLGLGLQLVALAMLLLPPVWLTVPWVMAAQAISGIAKDLNKMSAKSAIKTLVINPDNREGRLYHWVALLTGSKNALKGIGFFLGAALLTVLGFTSAILVMLSGLTLVWLVSLFSLRSGLGQAKLRPKFRDIFSKSRAVNILSAARLCLFAARDIWFVVALPVYLSTQFGWSYWLVGSFLALWVIGYGLVQTQAPRLTGRINTHSHTHGESFNPGAQAVYWAGMLACIPAGIALMLQLNFASEIGLSIGLLCFGAVFALNSSLHSYLIVSYADQDGVSMDVGFYYMANAMGRLLGTVLSGWVFQQWGLVACLWISSMLLCVTTLISIGLNNKNTELNK; this comes from the coding sequence ATCAGTGTGATACGTCGTATAGTGCGATTGGGACAGTTACCAATACCTGTGCGGCAGTATCTGTTGATCACGGCAAACTATTGGGCATTTACGTTGACCGATGGCGCGCTGCGTATGTTAGTGGTATTGCACTTTCATACGCTGGGATACAGCGCGCTGCAAATTGCGCTGCTCTTTCTGTTTTATGAGTTTTTTGGTGTTGTCACTAATTTAGTGGGGGGCTGGCTGGGCGCTCGCATAGGTTTAAATCGAACGATGAACCTTGGGTTGGGGTTGCAATTAGTGGCGTTGGCCATGCTGTTGTTGCCGCCTGTGTGGCTAACCGTCCCTTGGGTGATGGCTGCGCAGGCTATCAGCGGTATTGCAAAAGATTTAAATAAAATGAGTGCTAAGAGTGCCATTAAGACCCTGGTGATCAATCCGGATAACCGTGAAGGTCGGCTTTATCATTGGGTGGCGCTTCTGACGGGGTCAAAAAATGCGTTAAAGGGTATTGGGTTTTTCCTCGGTGCAGCCCTTCTGACGGTCTTGGGTTTTACCTCTGCAATCCTAGTGATGTTATCTGGTCTTACCTTGGTATGGTTGGTAAGTCTCTTCAGTCTTAGATCGGGATTGGGGCAAGCCAAGCTGCGGCCAAAGTTCAGGGATATTTTTTCCAAAAGTCGGGCGGTGAATATCTTATCTGCCGCCAGACTTTGTCTGTTTGCTGCGCGGGATATCTGGTTTGTGGTGGCGCTCCCCGTTTATCTATCGACTCAGTTTGGTTGGTCTTATTGGCTGGTAGGCAGTTTTTTAGCCCTCTGGGTGATTGGCTATGGCTTGGTGCAGACCCAAGCGCCACGTTTGACTGGACGAATTAATACCCATTCACATACTCATGGTGAGTCATTTAATCCTGGGGCTCAGGCAGTTTATTGGGCTGGTATGTTGGCATGTATTCCTGCCGGGATTGCACTGATGTTGCAATTGAATTTTGCCTCGGAGATTGGGTTGAGTATTGGGCTATTGTGTTTTGGTGCGGTCTTTGCGCTGAATTCTTCCTTGCATAGTTACCTGATTGTCAGTTATGCCGATCAGGATGGGGTGTCGATGGACGTCGGGTTTTATTATATGGCTAATGCGATGGGTCGGTTGTTAGGCACAGTATTATCTGGTTGGGTTTTTCAACAGTGGGGGCTGGTGGCTTGTTTATGGATAAGCAGTATGTTGTTGTGCGTTACTACCTTAATCTCTATTGGGCTTAATAATAAAAATACTGAGCTGAATAAGTAA
- a CDS encoding IS30 family transposase translates to MSYKQLIEGQRYQIEAYLREGFSYRAIGKRLKVSHSTVSREVRRNRIRDNHYLPEVAQAKTVKRRCQAAKNRVSVTTVTFVEFGLKQKWSPEQIAGVGQLIGYPVSHAWIYGFVQQDKQRGGKLYKALRRGHRKYRKGCRAKRVIIPNRIGIEHRPAVVDEKARLGDWEADTVLGKQGTGAIVSLVERKSKLYLIRKVPAKSAADVSRAMIGMLWRYRSHVHTITADNGSEFCDHQKVAQALKVDIYFANPYSSWERGLNENFNGLLRQYIRKGTDLRTVTDKQIADIERALNSRPRKCLGFKQPAVVFDELRKAA, encoded by the coding sequence ATGAGTTACAAGCAGTTGATCGAAGGGCAACGATACCAGATCGAAGCCTACCTACGCGAGGGCTTCAGCTATCGAGCAATCGGCAAACGCTTAAAAGTGAGCCACAGCACGGTGAGTAGAGAGGTTCGTCGTAACCGTATTCGTGACAATCATTATTTGCCTGAAGTTGCACAGGCCAAGACAGTTAAGCGCCGCTGCCAGGCTGCCAAAAATCGAGTGTCTGTAACGACCGTCACTTTCGTTGAGTTCGGACTGAAGCAAAAGTGGAGTCCAGAACAAATCGCGGGCGTAGGTCAACTTATCGGTTACCCTGTCAGTCATGCATGGATTTATGGCTTTGTTCAGCAGGACAAGCAGCGTGGCGGAAAGCTCTATAAAGCGCTGAGACGCGGTCATCGTAAATACCGCAAAGGCTGTCGTGCGAAACGGGTTATCATTCCAAATCGCATAGGTATTGAACACCGGCCGGCAGTTGTCGACGAAAAAGCACGATTAGGTGATTGGGAAGCCGATACGGTGTTGGGAAAACAAGGCACTGGCGCTATAGTCAGTTTGGTTGAACGCAAAAGCAAACTGTATCTAATCCGTAAAGTGCCCGCCAAAAGCGCAGCCGATGTGAGCCGAGCCATGATAGGCATGCTTTGGCGGTATCGCAGTCACGTTCACACTATCACAGCGGACAATGGCAGCGAGTTCTGTGACCATCAAAAGGTTGCACAAGCACTGAAGGTAGATATCTATTTCGCCAACCCATACTCATCATGGGAACGTGGGTTGAATGAGAATTTCAATGGTCTGTTGCGGCAGTATATCCGCAAGGGAACTGATTTACGCACGGTAACGGATAAGCAAATTGCTGACATCGAACGAGCACTTAACTCACGTCCGAGAAAGTGCCTTGGTTTCAAACAGCCTGCTGTAGTATTCGATGAATTACGAAAAGCAGCTTAA
- a CDS encoding phosphoribosylaminoimidazolesuccinocarboxamide synthase — protein sequence MTPADAVLAINNDLPICTDRPVHSGKVRSVYWLTDADSRRLINQRHYPVPADTPLAVMVISDRISAFDCIFHGEGGMQGIPGKGAALNTIANHWFELFRQHGLADSHIVDIPHPLVWIVRQARPLKIEAIIRRYITGSMWRAYAAGERVFCGIRLPEGLQQNQQLPQPLLTPSTKGILTGLTGVPEQDDVNVSRQQLQDNYQAFGFNCVEDIDTYEQLLQRGFALISDALAKQDMLFVDTKFEFGYVKDKDGRDQLIYMDEVGTPDSSRIWDGAAFRDGRIVENSKEGFRQFLLQYFPDADILLNKDKMEQRQALARETALPEEIMLQTSRIYTDMAAKITGKPLPLTQQPRAKIIQVLQQYGLID from the coding sequence ATGACTCCAGCTGATGCCGTACTTGCCATCAATAATGACTTACCTATCTGCACTGACCGCCCAGTGCACAGCGGCAAGGTCCGCAGCGTATATTGGCTTACCGATGCGGACAGCCGCCGCTTAATCAACCAACGCCATTATCCGGTTCCGGCTGATACACCACTGGCCGTAATGGTGATCTCTGATCGCATTTCTGCTTTTGATTGTATTTTCCATGGCGAAGGCGGAATGCAGGGCATCCCCGGCAAGGGAGCTGCACTCAATACCATCGCCAATCACTGGTTTGAGCTATTTCGCCAACATGGTTTGGCTGATAGCCATATTGTCGATATTCCCCACCCTCTGGTCTGGATTGTCCGCCAAGCCAGACCACTAAAAATCGAGGCCATTATCCGCCGTTATATTACTGGTTCCATGTGGCGAGCTTATGCTGCTGGTGAACGAGTATTTTGTGGTATTCGCCTGCCAGAAGGATTACAGCAAAACCAACAGCTGCCGCAACCACTACTGACCCCCTCAACCAAAGGGATTTTGACCGGGCTGACTGGCGTGCCCGAGCAAGATGATGTCAATGTTAGTCGCCAGCAACTACAGGATAACTATCAGGCTTTCGGCTTTAACTGTGTTGAAGACATTGATACTTATGAACAGCTACTGCAGCGTGGCTTTGCCTTGATTAGCGATGCTTTGGCAAAGCAAGATATGTTATTTGTCGATACCAAATTTGAATTTGGCTATGTCAAAGACAAAGATGGTCGTGACCAGCTGATTTATATGGATGAGGTTGGCACTCCTGACTCATCCCGGATCTGGGACGGCGCAGCCTTTCGAGATGGCCGAATTGTAGAAAACTCAAAAGAAGGATTCCGCCAGTTTTTGCTCCAATATTTTCCCGACGCAGATATTTTGCTCAATAAAGATAAGATGGAGCAGCGCCAAGCATTAGCGCGAGAAACTGCGCTGCCAGAGGAAATTATGCTGCAAACATCGCGTATTTATACCGATATGGCAGCAAAGATCACCGGTAAACCACTGCCACTAACTCAGCAACCTCGAGCAAAGATTATTCAGGTATTACAGCAATATGGTCTGATTGATTAG
- a CDS encoding ArsJ-associated glyceraldehyde-3-phosphate dehydrogenase — protein sequence MSIRVGINGFGRMGRLILRAAWSEPELAFVHINDPGGDAATLAHLLAFDSIHGRWEQQIRATADSIVINEQQIGYSQHSAIAATDWSGCDLVIEASGVMRSKAKLQSYLQQGVKRVVVTAPMAEAEVLNVVMGVNHHHYDAAVHRIVTAASCTTNCLAPVVKVIHEHIGIRHGSMTTIHDITNTQTILDAPHRDLRRARAAGQSLIPTTTGSAKAIGQIFPALNGRLNGHAVRVPLANASLTDCVFELQRQTDEAEVNGLLARAAATELQGILGYEPRPLVSVDYKTDPRSAIVDAQSTMVVNGTQLKLYVWYDNEWGYANRVAELALLVGRSDLTTVSSGISV from the coding sequence ATGAGCATTCGTGTCGGAATAAATGGCTTTGGCCGCATGGGACGGCTGATATTACGTGCTGCTTGGTCTGAGCCAGAATTAGCGTTTGTCCATATTAATGATCCGGGTGGGGATGCTGCGACCTTGGCACATTTACTGGCGTTTGACTCCATTCATGGCCGGTGGGAGCAGCAGATAAGGGCAACGGCAGATAGCATAGTGATTAATGAGCAGCAAATTGGGTATAGCCAACACAGTGCGATTGCTGCAACGGATTGGTCTGGTTGTGATCTGGTGATTGAGGCATCCGGCGTGATGCGCAGTAAGGCAAAACTACAATCTTATCTGCAACAAGGGGTAAAACGTGTGGTTGTAACGGCACCAATGGCAGAGGCCGAGGTGCTGAATGTGGTGATGGGGGTGAACCATCACCACTATGATGCAGCAGTGCACCGGATTGTTACTGCAGCATCCTGCACCACAAATTGTTTGGCTCCCGTGGTAAAAGTGATTCACGAGCATATCGGGATCCGCCATGGCAGCATGACGACCATTCACGATATTACCAATACCCAGACTATTTTGGATGCCCCTCACCGGGATCTGCGTCGCGCCCGAGCGGCCGGACAAAGCCTGATCCCCACCACAACGGGCAGTGCTAAGGCTATCGGGCAGATTTTCCCGGCATTAAATGGCCGCTTAAACGGTCATGCCGTGCGCGTGCCGTTGGCTAATGCTTCTTTAACTGACTGTGTGTTTGAATTGCAGCGCCAAACGGATGAAGCTGAAGTTAATGGATTATTAGCGCGCGCGGCAGCAACAGAATTACAGGGCATATTGGGCTATGAGCCCCGGCCACTGGTATCGGTGGATTATAAAACTGACCCCCGTAGTGCCATCGTGGATGCCCAGTCAACCATGGTGGTTAATGGCACTCAGCTGAAATTGTATGTTTGGTATGACAATGAATGGGGATATGCCAACCGAGTGGCCGAGTTGGCCCTACTGGTGGGGCGGTCTGATTTAACGACTGTTTCTAGCGGGATATCAGTGTGA
- a CDS encoding penicillin-binding transpeptidase domain-containing protein codes for MIKQINPHRATVPFSPFSTFKIPNSLIALDTGVIKNLSQMLSFDKNKYPRQGWWPEIWYQNPVTLPIAFSHSAVPIFRQLTVEIGASRMQQYLNKFNYGNHDISSGINGFWLNGSLKISAQQQINFLRQLHQGKLPVKGQSLAALKQVMLIQQTAYYRLYGKTGGGEIGNNRYLGWYVGYIESATKDISYFAMNIEGDSFWPTMDKRVPIMQQALAAEGLM; via the coding sequence GTGATTAAACAGATAAACCCGCACCGAGCAACCGTTCCTTTCTCGCCTTTTTCTACTTTCAAAATTCCCAACAGCTTAATCGCCCTAGATACAGGCGTGATTAAAAATCTGTCTCAAATGCTGAGCTTTGATAAAAATAAATATCCACGTCAGGGATGGTGGCCAGAAATTTGGTATCAAAATCCCGTTACATTACCAATCGCATTTTCCCATTCAGCTGTACCAATTTTTCGTCAATTAACCGTTGAAATCGGCGCTTCACGGATGCAGCAATACCTAAATAAATTCAACTATGGCAACCATGACATCAGCTCAGGCATTAATGGTTTTTGGCTTAATGGCAGCCTGAAAATATCAGCGCAGCAGCAAATCAATTTTTTACGACAGTTGCACCAGGGCAAATTACCTGTCAAAGGCCAAAGCCTAGCAGCACTAAAACAAGTGATGTTGATCCAACAAACGGCCTATTATCGTCTGTACGGTAAAACCGGAGGGGGAGAAATAGGTAATAATCGTTACCTAGGCTGGTATGTCGGTTATATCGAATCTGCGACTAAAGATATCAGTTACTTTGCGATGAATATTGAAGGAGACAGTTTCTGGCCGACAATGGACAAACGAGTGCCCATTATGCAACAGGCGCTTGCTGCCGAAGGACTGATGTAA
- a CDS encoding multiheme c-type cytochrome: MMKKTTLALLLSATLPMAALAADPMPFPLSNLTVKDGAKVEINQFKDAKNCKGCHPRQFKGWQGSMHSIAFIDPVFQAEWAMGETETQGATRNLCGGCHTALGTVTQTVEFKSESGKYGGFTTQGAATQGVSCEVCHSVVDTNISKTANGEHGNASLALAADGAKRGPLSDAKSFGHKVVYSELHTKSEFCANCHNVFNPVHDSFPLEHTYQEWKNSPYAKAEIQCQDCHMVPVDTAIRVADEMKPAKDLKDHGLGGKAGMGGKPRALVHDHNFVGGNAVVAPLLGVPGAQAHADEAKKRLQTAAELDTRISGKQDAPVLEVTVYNRRAGHALPTSLTFIRQVWLEVVITDNQGKELLRSGSLQADNSLPENTVIFQDTAVDVHGKLEHKPWKVAKFSHQNTIPAKGSRTVAYPFTLPNGVTDYQVNVKLHYRSFDQSVADLLLEDKITVPAIEMSQRQQQYRGTTAITGHQG, encoded by the coding sequence ATGATGAAAAAAACGACCCTTGCACTGTTACTGTCTGCTACCCTGCCAATGGCCGCACTCGCGGCAGATCCTATGCCTTTTCCCTTGTCTAATCTGACCGTTAAAGACGGGGCAAAAGTTGAGATAAACCAGTTTAAAGATGCCAAAAACTGCAAAGGCTGCCATCCTCGACAATTTAAAGGCTGGCAAGGCTCCATGCACTCTATCGCCTTCATTGATCCTGTTTTTCAGGCTGAGTGGGCCATGGGCGAAACCGAAACCCAAGGTGCTACCCGCAATCTGTGTGGCGGCTGTCATACCGCGTTAGGTACGGTTACCCAAACAGTCGAGTTCAAATCAGAATCAGGTAAATATGGTGGCTTTACCACTCAAGGCGCAGCCACACAGGGCGTCAGTTGCGAAGTGTGCCATAGTGTCGTTGATACCAATATCAGCAAAACCGCCAACGGTGAGCATGGCAATGCCTCTTTAGCATTAGCGGCGGATGGCGCCAAACGTGGCCCATTGAGTGATGCTAAATCATTCGGACATAAAGTTGTCTATTCCGAACTGCATACTAAATCTGAATTCTGTGCCAACTGCCATAATGTGTTCAATCCGGTTCATGACAGCTTCCCACTGGAGCACACTTACCAAGAATGGAAAAACTCCCCCTACGCTAAAGCAGAAATTCAATGCCAGGACTGTCATATGGTGCCAGTCGACACGGCTATCCGTGTTGCTGATGAAATGAAGCCAGCTAAAGATCTCAAAGATCATGGGCTTGGTGGTAAAGCAGGAATGGGAGGCAAGCCCCGCGCCTTGGTACATGACCATAACTTTGTTGGCGGCAATGCCGTAGTTGCCCCATTGCTTGGCGTACCGGGCGCCCAAGCCCATGCTGATGAGGCGAAAAAACGTCTGCAAACCGCAGCCGAACTTGACACCCGTATCAGTGGCAAGCAAGATGCGCCAGTACTGGAGGTAACGGTATACAACCGCAGAGCCGGTCACGCCCTGCCCACCAGTCTGACCTTTATCCGCCAAGTTTGGTTAGAAGTGGTGATTACAGATAACCAGGGGAAAGAGCTATTGCGCTCAGGCAGTTTACAAGCTGACAACAGCCTGCCAGAGAATACTGTTATCTTTCAGGACACCGCTGTTGATGTTCATGGCAAGCTAGAGCATAAGCCGTGGAAGGTCGCAAAATTCAGCCACCAAAATACTATTCCGGCTAAAGGCAGCCGTACCGTAGCTTATCCTTTCACACTCCCCAACGGAGTGACGGACTATCAAGTTAACGTCAAACTGCATTACCGTTCATTTGACCAGAGCGTAGCCGATTTACTGCTGGAAGATAAAATTACTGTCCCTGCGATTGAAATGAGCCAACGGCAACAACAATACCGCGGTACAACGGCAATAACAGGACACCAAGGCTAA
- a CDS encoding DMT family transporter, whose protein sequence is MARAWLFLLLAIGSEVAATSVMGQAGAVAKWLAALLMYLLIALSYYLLSLAVKKISVSVAYATWEGMGIGIITLLSVFVFQVPLSSQQLLGVMIAIVGIICVNMGEQHQEQS, encoded by the coding sequence ATGGCGCGGGCATGGTTATTTCTGTTACTGGCGATTGGCAGCGAGGTGGCGGCAACCTCTGTCATGGGGCAGGCAGGAGCCGTTGCCAAATGGTTGGCCGCGTTACTGATGTATCTGTTAATTGCCCTGTCTTATTATCTGCTATCGCTGGCGGTGAAAAAGATTTCTGTCAGTGTTGCCTATGCCACTTGGGAAGGCATGGGGATCGGGATTATCACCTTGTTATCCGTATTTGTGTTTCAGGTTCCCTTGAGCAGTCAGCAGTTGCTGGGAGTGATGATTGCGATTGTGGGGATTATCTGTGTCAATATGGGTGAGCAGCATCAGGAGCAGTCGTAA
- a CDS encoding ISAs1 family transposase: MDLFEHLSVVTETRSDINRRHDLIDVIFLVISAIASGAEGWRDIQEFGDNKIDWLKQYRLYESGVPRRHTIARILRAIEVESLLLALLSWANEHRYHSGKPLIALDGKVLRGAYRNNPKQALQLVTAYDCENGLVLSQRPTANKNGEIKVVRQMLKVLDIKGAVITMDALHCQRETLELISSKKAHVVVQVKKNQPLLHKFIRSQFQTLCDANKEKVITEVIQQAHGRTEARYVFQLKAKLTPELIEKWPTIRSFIAVERHRTQDGKTSIDTSFYVSSLSPKHKLLGHYIRQHWRIENSQHYILDVVFKEDASRIAMGDAVENMALFRRFVMNLLQQCHCDAPSQRNKIKKAGWNDDYRSKVFFG; this comes from the coding sequence ATGGACTTGTTTGAACACCTCTCCGTCGTTACCGAAACACGCTCTGACATTAATCGTCGGCACGATCTTATTGATGTCATCTTTCTTGTTATTAGTGCCATTGCCTCAGGAGCTGAGGGTTGGCGCGATATTCAAGAGTTTGGGGACAATAAAATTGATTGGTTAAAGCAGTACCGTTTGTATGAATCAGGTGTTCCCCGCCGGCACACGATTGCGCGCATCTTGCGCGCTATTGAAGTCGAATCACTGCTGTTAGCCCTATTAAGCTGGGCCAATGAGCATCGTTACCATTCTGGTAAGCCACTGATTGCACTGGATGGCAAGGTACTTCGAGGGGCTTATCGTAATAACCCCAAGCAAGCATTGCAGCTTGTTACTGCATACGACTGTGAGAACGGACTCGTTCTCAGCCAGCGGCCGACAGCCAATAAAAACGGTGAAATCAAAGTTGTACGACAGATGCTCAAAGTCCTTGATATCAAAGGTGCCGTCATCACTATGGATGCACTCCATTGCCAGCGTGAAACGCTTGAGTTAATCAGCAGTAAGAAAGCTCATGTCGTTGTTCAAGTTAAGAAAAATCAACCTCTACTGCATAAATTTATTCGTTCTCAATTCCAAACTCTGTGTGATGCCAATAAGGAAAAGGTCATTACTGAAGTTATTCAGCAAGCTCATGGGCGTACAGAAGCACGTTACGTCTTTCAGTTAAAGGCTAAGCTCACCCCGGAGTTAATAGAGAAATGGCCGACCATCCGCAGTTTCATTGCGGTGGAGCGCCATCGTACTCAAGATGGTAAAACCTCAATCGATACCAGCTTCTACGTCAGCTCTTTATCACCAAAACATAAGCTTTTAGGACACTATATTCGTCAACACTGGCGTATTGAAAATAGTCAACATTACATCCTTGATGTTGTTTTTAAAGAGGATGCTTCGCGCATTGCAATGGGTGATGCCGTTGAAAATATGGCGCTATTTCGCCGGTTTGTGATGAACCTGTTGCAGCAGTGCCATTGTGATGCACCAAGCCAACGAAATAAGATAAAAAAGGCGGGCTGGAATGATGATTATCGTTCAAAGGTCTTCTTTGGATAA
- a CDS encoding LysR family transcriptional regulator, with protein MKLSQIAMFVQACQLGSISQAAARLGKSRTTVSTALGALENQLNAKLLIRSGNHIEPTALGESVLADFERMLQLNEQIEQKCSQAQLGVESRLLVARDDALPEEFWRRLIPAFRHRFTATNLSLYVAPTQELEDMVEKGFVDAAFGLFPRQTSVSRCHFAHLGQLRMMAVAHHSHALTRLAKVNHDDLQQYTQITLAYLDDESLKPVEQISPHYMALPFYEFLRDAVQDALGWAYIPALLIQPDLRNGVIRVLKNKTAMNWHPYGLITCAEHPAGPAVNWLAEQIENYLITHSV; from the coding sequence ATGAAGTTAAGTCAGATAGCCATGTTTGTGCAGGCCTGCCAACTCGGCTCCATCAGTCAAGCCGCCGCCCGACTGGGTAAAAGCCGAACCACAGTCAGTACTGCATTGGGCGCACTGGAAAACCAACTTAATGCCAAATTACTGATCCGCAGCGGCAACCATATCGAGCCCACCGCCCTTGGCGAGTCGGTCTTGGCCGATTTTGAACGTATGTTGCAACTGAACGAGCAAATTGAGCAGAAGTGTAGCCAAGCACAACTCGGGGTCGAAAGCCGCTTACTGGTTGCCCGGGATGATGCCCTGCCAGAAGAATTTTGGCGTCGTCTTATTCCAGCCTTTCGCCATCGTTTTACTGCCACGAATCTTTCTCTCTATGTGGCGCCGACCCAAGAATTAGAAGATATGGTTGAAAAAGGCTTTGTTGATGCCGCCTTTGGCCTGTTTCCACGCCAGACCAGCGTCAGTCGTTGCCACTTTGCCCATCTGGGGCAACTGCGGATGATGGCTGTTGCCCACCACAGTCATGCTCTGACGCGATTAGCCAAAGTCAACCATGACGATTTGCAACAATACACCCAAATTACACTGGCGTATCTTGATGATGAGTCCCTTAAACCGGTCGAGCAAATCTCTCCGCATTATATGGCATTACCATTCTATGAGTTTTTGCGCGATGCAGTGCAAGATGCCTTAGGCTGGGCTTATATCCCCGCATTATTGATCCAACCAGATTTGAGAAATGGCGTGATCCGGGTATTAAAAAATAAAACCGCCATGAACTGGCACCCTTATGGTCTTATCACTTGTGCGGAGCACCCGGCAGGCCCCGCAGTAAATTGGCTGGCTGAACAGATAGAAAATTACCTCATTACACACTCGGTATAA